Proteins from a single region of Punica granatum isolate Tunisia-2019 chromosome 8, ASM765513v2, whole genome shotgun sequence:
- the LOC116188554 gene encoding trihelix transcription factor GT-2-like, producing the protein MLGGEGGGGGEEAGPPGMVGSSGENEAGQGSGEERGGGLFGSGNRWPRQETLALLKIRSDMDVAFRDSSAKGPLWEEVSRKLAELGYHRSAKKCKEKFENVYKYHKRTREGRTGKQDGKTYRFFDQLEAFDNHPQITSAPPSLPLPANVVPPPALPSTSPTNPPTAAVPSATTQNVVPNIVTNSVNYLQHTSLPVPNPTTVPQSVANPSNPFPVMSKDVHPHSTSSSTFSDEGLRGGGAGGGGDGLRHKRKRKWKGFFERLMKEVMDKQEELQKKFLEAIEKREHERLVREESWRMQEMARINREREILAQERSMAAAKDTAVMAFLQKIADQQPGLAAVQNTNNNLPTTASTPSRARAPAPPPPPPPQLQLQPVALPVEAPPPQPSANIEFRKSDNGDSHSIVPPPTSSSRWPKVEVEALIRLRTNLDSKYQENGPKGPLWEEISSQMRKLGYERSSKRCKEKWENINKYFKKVKESNKKRREDSKTCPYFQQLDAIYRERSSKIMDMAPLMVTPEQQWHPQQDQSRPDLAMDDMESEHMDHDLDEDHDDGDDEEEDGGEYEIVATSKPSTNGDTQ; encoded by the exons ATGCTGGGAGGGGAGGGCGGCGGCGGTGGAGAAGAAGCTGGGCCTCCGGGCATGGTGGGCAGCAGCGGGGAGAATGAGGCGGGCCAAGGAAGCGGCGAGGAGCGGGGCGGGGGGCTGTTCGGGAGCGGGAACCGGTGGCCGAGGCAGGAGACGCTGGCCCTGCTGAAGATACGATCCGACATGGACGTGGCCTTTCGGGACTCCAGTGCAAAGGGCCCGCTGTGGGAAGAGGTTTCAAG GAAGCTAGCGGAGCTTGGTTATCATCGGAGTGCCAAGAAATGCAAGGAGAAGTTCGAGAACGTCTACAAATACCATAAGAGGACCCGAGAGGGACGAACCGGGAAGCAAGACGGCAAGACATATCGGTTTTTCGACCAGTTAGAGGCATTCGATAATCACCCTCAGATCACATCGGCTCCGCCATCACTGCCCCTGCCAGCCAACGTGGTACCCCCACCGGCATTGCCGAGTACGTCACCAACTAACCCTCCCACTGCGGCTGTTCCATCAGCAACGACCCAGAATGTCGTTCCGAATATTGTTACCAATTCGGTGAATTACCTCCAGCACACCTCACTGCCGGTTCCCAACCCTACGACTGTTCCACAGTCGGTAGCAAACCCTAGCAATCCTTTTCCGGTCATGTCCAAGGATGTGCACCCGCATTCGACCTCTTCCTCAACCTTCTCGGATGAAGGGCTTCGGGGAGGTGGAGCAGGAGGAGGTGGCGATGGACTTCGGCacaagaggaagaggaaatggAAGGGCTTCTTTGAGAGGCTGATGAAGGAGGTGATGGACAAGCAAGAGGAGCTTCAGAAGAAGTTCTTGGAGGCAATAGAAAAACGCGAGCATGAGAGGTTGGTTCGAGAAGAATCCTGGAGGATGCAGGAGATGGCGAGGATCAATAGGGAACGCGAGATCTTGGCCCAGGAGCGATCCATGGCTGCAGCCAAGGATACCGCGGTTATGGCCTTCTTACAGAAGATAGCCGATCAACAACCTGGACTGGCGGCAGTACAGAATACAAATAATAACCTACCAACAACCGCAAGCACACCCTCTCGCGCTCGCGCTCCCGccccaccaccacctccaccgCCACAACTGCAGCTTCAACCAGTGGCTCTGCCAGTTGAAGCGCCACCACCTCAGCCAAGCGCAAACATTGAATTCCGGAAAAGTGACAATGGAGATAGCCATAGTATCGTTCCACCTCCAACTAGCTCTTCCAGATGGCCTAAAGTTGAGGTTGAAGCATTGATCCGCCTTCGGACGAATCTCGACTCTAAGTACCAAGAGAATGGACCTAAGGGCCCGCTATGGGAGGAAATCTCGTCCCAAATGAGAAAGCTCGGATACGAGCGAAGCTCCAAGAGGTGCAAAGAGAAATGGGAGAACATCAACAAGTACTTCAAGAAGGTAAAGGAATCGAACAAGAAGCGGCGCGAGGATTCGAAGACTTGTCCATACTTCCAACAACTGGATGCTATATATCGGGAGAGGAGCAGCAAGATTATGGACATGGCACCGCTTATGGTGACTCCGGAGCAACAATGGCATCCCCAGCAAGACCAGTCCCGACCAGATCTAGCAATGGATGATATGGAAAGCGAGCACATGGACCACGACCTAGATGAGGACCATGATGACGGAGAcgatgaggaagaagacggAGGCGAGTACGAGATAGTAGCCACAAGCAAGCCATCTACGAATGGCGATACCCAGTAA